AGCTCGAAACAAAGTGAaagataaatgtatgtgtatatatatatgaaattaatataaacagcttaatatgctccagtatgaccacagccacatggctgaaacgagcaaaagagtaaagcagtttgcaatgtttcatcaAAAAAGAGGATTACAAATGTCAGTAAATGTGACTAGGATGTTAggaaactgctgtttatattaatttcatatatacacattagcgaaTCACTAAATCATCCCATTATTTGGAAGATGAAAACATAAATACTAATAACGAAGCGAGTCCGCAAAGAGCCGAACAGTCAAACGGTAttaactgatgaggcaacggaaaCTGCCGAAACTGATGCGTCTCTATTAAAAATTCTCGATCGGCATTTTCGGACAattatggtccctgttagtgtatgttttcattcatgtgcgttatatatatatatatatatatatatatatatatatatatagttatccctcgactatcgcgggtgttatttatttttatcatttttataatttgtatatatctattttattataaatgcaaaacaatactcgcctcccgagtttcgttttccatacagtatgtgccattctttgtttactcatctacggtacactacgcattttcttttaataaattttaattaatgtgttatacagtgcagaactgtactctatttttattttttaatttattaattttcaggCGCGAGACCGCTTATtttatcacagaaataattaaaatttaaaaaatatataaatacctatcggccgcagaaacagGCATTttactgaggagtccgcgatataaatttacatatattagccagaaaaatccgcgagtGCGAGATAgatgaaccgtgatatggcgagggattactgtatatatccctctcgcgtctgaccactgtccgaagtcaggacgccatgatagatcgttagctcctacacgcatttttttctctccttgttttttttctgtgtatctttctgtcgaagagcgtaggctcgaaacgtaaaagacttgttctatttctattcctgagcgccatactaatacatttgtttgtttgtagtccacctgccttcgtcttttgtttattttcgtaaaccttcccgttatatatatatatatatatatatatgcgagtgtgtgtagtatgtatggttTTTAAAACTGGTTTTTCTATCTGTGACTAGAAATGActtgtatacacgtatgtatgtgtgtgtgtatatatatatatatatatatatatatatatatatatatatatatatagatgtgaccgagtgtgtaccgttggcgattttgtttcctccgtcttcccttctctggatctttcctatgtttctgacgaagagctccgctcgaatcgttaaaccctccttcttcccttccttcatgagcgtccaataatactatatttgttccacgtcctcgcgttgttgtgttttctctttgtgttttcatgtttggattaactttatatatatatgcatacatataatcttATAATATAAAACAGAAGTAAAGCTTCTCAGGGTTTCCTAACGAAACATTAATTTATTTCGCCATTTTTCAAGCTGAGAAGACTCCCACTTTTTTCTCTTAATGTTAGAACAAATGTAGGTAGATGTTCCTTGTACTTTGTAGATGTTTACTTCCCATAAACTCATAGATATCGTAAAATTACTTTACCTTGCTCCCCTGATGTTAAGAGATATATCAATAAGCAACAGACAATTCAACGCAGCCCTGGATGTCTTCTCTGGCAGAAGTATGATATATTCTCAGTTGTTTATGAACCATAATTACCAGCGaactatggcaacagtcaaacAGAAATCAAACGTTATATCGGAGACGTGGAAGGCCAATTTAAACCCAGATATACCAACCATCTTTCGAATTTTACGCACCTTGATAAGAGACTTTCAACTACACTTTCGGCTTTAATCTAGAAACTTAAAGACGAAGGGACCAACTATGACATCTAAGGGAGGATCCTCTCCAAAGCCAGACACTATATTACCGGGTTCAAAAGAAGTTCATATGttcacttgaaaatatatatctcttaAAGAACCTTAAAGAGCCTTCAACGACTACGTAAATTTCAGGaacgggatttttttttttatgtccataTTTTAAGAAGTACATCTTGACGGAATTTAGAAATAGGCTACCAGTCACATCATAAACCATTAATATCTTGTTTACATCCTTttgacttttgtttatttttatgttgctcatcacctttgtttttttgtttttcttttctttatgagCATCTCCTGTTCAAACTTCCTCTGCTTAAAAGTCAATATTTTGGTCTGGAAACCCTGggtagctatatgtgtgtgtgtgtttgttctcctaccgtcgcttgacaactgatgctggtgtgtttacatccccgtagcatagcggttcagcaaaagataccgatagaataagtactaggttacaaagaataagtgctaggaTCGATtggatcgactaaaggcggtgctcccacatggctgcagtcagatgactgaaacaaacaaatgaaaatactaaCAGAGGTACCCGGCGTTGCCCCGAATGAAATTGTTCcttatatattggaagaaaaacgcaaaatatgttgtatagaaatttgttatttgatattcaatttattcttcaattgggATACAATTTATTCTTTAACTGGGAAATtaattctgaattcataatacatactactcctactactactactactactactactactactactactactgctgctgctgctgctgctcctcctcctcctgctgctgctgctgcggccgctactactactactactactactactactactactgatgatgatgatgatgatgataccaaaaaaaaaacaaaaaaacaaaaggaaaatacaaaatttaccacttttatgAAAAGGATAAATTCTATCACATAAGAGCTTCtgggtaaacaacattctttgtTTCCTGGTTTGGACCATAGACAAATAAGTCTTGCGAACTATCAACCCTGGAGCAACTAACATAAAGTTGACCATGAGAAAAACAAGGTTCAATTAAGTGCAAGCAAGTAGGTTTCAAAGTCTGACCTTGAGCTTTATTAATAGACATTGCAAAGCAAAGTCGCACTGGAAATTCTGTTCGTCTGAACTCAAATGGCATGTCTGTTGGTTTAATTGGAATTCTTCGAATGGAAACCTCTTCCCCAGAGGCACATCCAGTGATGATGGTTGCTTCTTTCACATTAGGTGATAATGTCTTCACAACCAACCTTGTCCTATTGCATAATTTAGGAGGATCTAAATTTCTTAAAAGCATCATTATGACTCCAACCTTCAGAAAAAGTTTATGTGGAGGAGTTCCAGGTGTCTCAAGAGAATTAAGGAATTCTGTTGGGTAATGGACAACTTAATTTTCCTCAAAGACTGAATAAATTGATTTGTACTCTTCAATGACTGTTGgaatcttattcattaattcatggtTAATCCTTGCTACTCTTTAATTTTTTGGAGCAAGAATTGCCCTTTCACAAAccatttatgtgaattataattattacttaaatTCAACTGAGGAATTCGCAACGATAGCAATATGAGCCAAACTGATATCACCATTCCCATCGAATAGTTCTTAGCCATTTCCTAATTGGAGGAGCCAGGTTGAAAACTGTTCTGCACTTTGGTCCCCACGCTAGTATTGAAGGAGAATTTCTGCACTTTATTCCATAGGTGTGAAGAtttaatgcatgtttttattTCATCAGGTTTTGTTCGTCTCGGAATGACTGGTAATGTCTGTCTGAAATCTCCTGATAAAACTAATGTAAATCCTTCCATAGATTCATTGTTGCATCTTATAtctgtgtgacatggtgcattcatcccaaatggTCAGATGGCATTGGCGCAACACTTCTGCTGAACCTGAACCTTTGTTTATGCTACAAAGTGGGCAGTCATTTGTGACCAGGTTTAGCGGTGATTTAAAAGTAGAATGAGCTGTTTGTCCTCCAGGGAGAATGGTGGCAGCAAAGCCAGACGATG
This Octopus sinensis unplaced genomic scaffold, ASM634580v1 Contig13366, whole genome shotgun sequence DNA region includes the following protein-coding sequences:
- the LOC115229651 gene encoding uncharacterized protein LOC115229651; the protein is MMLLRNLDPPKLCNRTRLVVKTLSPNVKEATIITGCASGEEVSIRRIPIKPTDMPFEFRRTEFPVRLCFAMSINKAQGQTLKPTCLHLIEPCFSHGQLYVSCSRVDSSQDLFVYGPNQETKNVVYPEALM